The Eremothecium gossypii ATCC 10895 chromosome IV, complete sequence genome contains a region encoding:
- a CDS encoding DNA-binding domain-containing protein (NOHBY431; No homolog in Saccharomyces cerevisiae; Syntenic homolog of Saccharomyces kluyveri SAKL0H26136g), protein MSIGHGASGTATNAAAMNLAGAEPPFIAPRPPRATLEQRIQILDLYHSTKMTQAQVVNRFRDQVSISGSTLSEWVKREQELRERYRELQSRQIAKAKKEKNKSSYKYSRMNEMMDHYLCMLREKNIQITEGILRDCWQRYARQLGVTDPKRLKSFSNGWLTQFKKRHGLKLKQNDRACLKEEHPDQMAQPQVLQEPPVGGTGGLFTSTASGSENKYMQHGYQGMASGPVPDMTAVADVKMIPQDSACIMKNVFEVSNSAPTKAMADISKAAPGHLRQYDRDQQLQDITLEDCNSSIAGTTGRLIGRLPKEHGYQFNSELVDPVHPPNEVPINPPVNGCIPQAGVIGEVEFERFLTKYAQDFMALNGDKYPQSHFLLRQLTQAFQREKNYNADERLKRLVYEPLMTNDPLYLMSLQ, encoded by the coding sequence ATGTCGATTGGGCACGGCGCGAGCGGCACAGCGACAAATGCTGCGGCGATGAATCTTGCAGGCGCAGAGCCGCCTTTTATAGCGCCGCGGCCCCCGCGCGCGACCCTGGAGCAGCGGATCCAGATTCTGGACCTGTACCATAGCACGAAGATGACCCAGGCACAGGTGGTCAACCGGTTCCGGGATCAGGTGTCGATATCGGGTTCTACACTAAGCGAGTGGGTAAAGCGGGAGCAAGAGCTGCGGGAGCGGTACCGGGAACTGCAGAGCAGGCAGATCGCGAAGGCCAAAAAGGAGAAAAATAAAAGCAGCTACAAGTACAGCCGCATGAACGAGATGATGGACCACTATCTGTGCATGTTACGCGAAAAAAACATCCAGATCACGGAAGGCATCTTGCGGGATTGTTGGCAGCGCTACGCACGGCAACTCGGCGTCACCGATCCAAAACGGCTTAAATCGTTCAGCAACGGATGGCTGACACAATTCAAAAAACGTCACGGCCTCAAGCTTAAACAGAACGATAGGGCCTGTCTCAAAGAGGAGCATCCGGACCAGATGGCCCAGCCGCAGGTACTACAGGAGCCTCCAGTAGGGGGGACAGGGGGGCTATTTACGTCTACTGCATCGGGTAGCGAGAATAAATACATGCAACATGGGTACCAGGGTATGGCGTCCGGCCCAGTTCCGGATATGACCGCCGTGGCGGATGTGAAGATGATCCCGCAAGACAGTGCCTGTATAATGAAAAACGTCTTTGAGGTCTCGAACTCTGCGCCAACCAAAGCAATGGCTGATATTTCGAAAGCGGCTCCGGGCCATCTTCGCCAGTACGACCGCGACCAGCAACTGCAGGATATAACGCTAGAAGACTGTAACAGTTCTATAGCCGGGACTACCGGCAGGCTGATAGGCAGGCTGCCGAAAGAACACGGATATCAGTTTAACTCGGAATTGGTAGACCCGGTACATCCACCAAATGAAGTACCTATAAACCCCCCTGTTAATGGATGTATCCCCCAGGCAGGTGTGATCGGTGAGGTCGAATTCGAGAGGTTCCTAACAAAATATGCACAGGACTTTATGGCATTGAATGGCGATAAATATCCACAGTCGCACTTCCTACTGCGGCAGCTCACCCAAGCGTTTCAAAGAGAAAAGAACTATAACGCAGATGAAAGATTGAAACGACTTGTTTATGAACCTTTAATGACTAATGATCCCCTTTATCTGATGTCCCTGCAATAG
- the EFM1 gene encoding protein-lysine N-methyltransferase (Syntenic homolog of Saccharomyces cerevisiae YHL039W (EFM1)) — MTSGYQVQECLDWATANGAVIDDSLEFKITNSGISVFVKSRIEGRSQPLISIPKKLLITREMAIKSLGELGSKNLGPNALTQLFLAKLMFATDTGPKDAELQQFFKPYLSVLPTHKEMHTPYFWTNSELLLLRGMDIYLKAKKNLRQLVNEWHELVTAGELRNDTKFYDLFNSSENFDAGEYISNQLADPTTTDWTDFPAYLWASSIFSSRAFPTLILGTTTDLNEAFLNPIIDLLNHSAGTNVTWSYNEQVAAVTFSTAQTLETGDELYNNYGDKSNDELLLNYGFVLPNNEHDKSTLCFRIPSESISQAARVGVNLQAAYIFDDMISYELPVSGELSPSIVNLFSSLNMLKSEEFLTVRSTLEGLDQLSSILQQKIEALKSPTATLSNGSNHNAAKLFKLYKASQKKIFQAAFDSIPRLQKEIIKAHKPLSFKSVLKNDRLFANSALLALGVTSYDDMLKKGMERRLILLWLVRVGNKQSYKNTEYQLPDFIHTMFQEVKRNIVVDKDDVMEYMNFYKSLFPQLGSKIPEVYGTGDWSIKQFIVAGTVMDRLMWTRGTSREPLFFERKPFHQ, encoded by the coding sequence ATGACATCGGGCTATCAAGTTCAAGAATGCCTCGATTGGGCCACTGCAAATGGTGCAGTTATAGATGATTCATTGGAGTTCAAGATCACAAATTCAGGGATATCCGTCTTCGTCAAATCCAGGATCGAAGGCAGAAGCCAACCGTTAATATCCATCCCCAAGAAGCTTCTGATTACCAGAGAGATGGCTATCAAGTCTTTGGGAGAGCTTGGTTCCAAAAACTTGGGACCTAATGCGCTAACCCAACTGTTTTTGGCCAAGCTGATGTTTGCAACAGACACGGGGCCAAAGGATGCAGAACTTCAGCAGTTTTTCAAGCCCTATCTGTCTGTGTTACCAACGCACAAGGAAATGCACACACCATACTTTTGGACTAATTCAGAGCTACTGCTTCTGCGTGGCATGGACATTTATCTGAAAGCGAAAAAGAATTTGCGGCAGCTGGTGAACGAGTGGCACGAGCTGGTGACGGCCGGCGAGTTGCGTAACGATACTAAGTTCTATGATCTATTTAACAGCTCTGAAAACTTTGACGCGGGGGAGTACATTAGCAACCAGTTGGCTGACCCAACCACCACTGATTGGACAGACTTTCCGGCATACCTGTGGGCGTCCTCTATTTTCTCATCGAGAGCATTCCCAACTCTTATTCTAGGCACAACAACGGACCTCAACGAGGCATTCTTAAACCCGATCATTGATCTACTAAACCACTCAGCCGGTACAAATGTCACATGGTCATACAATGAGCAAGTCGCTGCTGTTACATTCTCAACGGCACAGACCCTTGAAACAGGCGATGAACTATACAACAACTACGGCGATAAATCCAATGATGAGCTTTTGCTGAATTATGGGTTTGTTCTTCCCAATAACGAGCATGACAAATCCACACTGTGTTTCAGGATTCCTAGTGAAAGTATAAGccaggcggcgcgcgtCGGTGTAAATCTACAGGCTGCCTATATTTTCGATGACATGATTAGCTACGAGCTTCCAGTGTCTGGAGAGCTATCACCGTCGATAGTCAATCTTTTCTCATCATTAAATATGTTGAAATCTGAAGAGTTTCTAACCGTGAGAAGTACCCTGGAAGGGCTAGATCAGTTATCATCCATTTTGCAGCAAAAGATTGAGGCTTTAAAGTCACCAACAGCAACCTTGAGTAATGGCTCGAACCATAACGCTGCCAAACTTTTCAAACTTTATAAAGCATCCCAGAAGAAAATCTTCCAAGCAGCGTTCGACTCAATTCCTAGACTTCAGAAGGAAATCATAAAGGCCCATAAACCTCTCTCTTTCAAAAGTGTACTGAAAAATGATCGCCTTTTTGCAAACAGTGCTTTGCTTGCTTTAGGAGTTACTAGTTATGACGATATGCTCAAGAAGGGAATGGAAAGAAGGCTCATTTTACTCTGGCTCGTTCGGGTGGGGAATAAGCAAAGCTATAAAAACACAGAGTATCAACTACCGGATTTCATCCATACAATGTTCCAAGAAGTTAAGCGCAATATCGTAGTTGATAAGGATGACGTTATGGAGTATATGAACTTCTACAAAAGTTTATTTCCCCAACTGGGATCGAAGATCCCCGAGGTTTATGGAACAGGTGACTGGTCAATAAAGCAGTTTATAGTTGCTGGTACAGTCATGGACCGCCTAATGTGGACTAGAGGAACATCTAGAGAGCCGTTGTTTTTTGAGCGTAAGCCATTCCATCAATAA
- a CDS encoding ADR238Cp (NOHBY432; No homolog in Saccharomyces cerevisiae; Non-syntenic homolog of Kluyveromyces lactis PHOX_KLULA): MKWSRVLTVVAAVGSCTAAKSYRYDRKNIRKYDKVSPSLDEVQKQAAVAKTNQWTSSVPGKAFDRFVVIWLENTDFDKAAGQQDMQWLAQHGITLTNYWALTHPSQPNYLASVGGDYFALDDDRFIQVPENVSSIVDLLDTKQITWAEYQEDQPYTGFLGYNFSNQETYASAYVRKHNPLVLFDSVTSNEDRLANIKNFTEFYRDLKDKSLPQYMIITPNMTNDGHDTNIKVAGEWSRSFLEPLLKDEYFMNNTLVLLTFDENDTYPTKNVVFSILLGGAVPEKLRGTEDHTYYDHYSQLSSVEANWDLPSLGRHDATANVFEPLAKIASIRNDEVETTYKFNNYTYLGYFNDRSISFPAPNITLINKNGKGVLESIREKWEKEYYNQVERNYFTSTTTTITPGSSPTVVVDRPASDSPVTESGSSSIRPTGTVAQDEKGTLTNPSPSVTFTGHAPALVAPIDKLVLLALLGYFLN, translated from the coding sequence ATGAAGTGGAGCAGAGTGCTAACTGTCGTCGCTGCGGTCGGGAGCTGCACGGCGGCCAAGTCGTACAGGTATGACCGGAAAAATATAAGGAAGTACGACAAGGTGTCGCCCAGCCTGGACGAGGTGCAGAAGCAGGCGGCTGTGGCGAAGACCAACCAGTGGACCTCTTCTGTGCCTGGCAAGGCGTTCGATCGGTTCGTGGTGATATGGCTGGAGAACACGGACTTCGACAAGGCTGCTGGGCAGCAGGATATGCAGTGGCTGGCGCAGCATGGCATCACGTTGACGAACTACTGGGCACTGACCCACCCGTCGCAACCCAACTACCTGGCGTCGGTGGGGGGCGACTACTTCGCGTTGGACGACGATCGCTTCATCCAGGTGCCTGAGAATGTGTCGTCGATTGTGGATCTGCTGGACACGAAGCAGATCACATGGGCCGAATACCAGGAAGACCAGCCATATACCGGCTTCCTGGGCTACAATTTCTCAAACCAGGAGACGTACGCCAGTGCGTATGTGCGCAAGCACAACCCGCTGGTTCTGTTTGACTCAGTGACGTCCAACGAGGACCGCCTGGCCAACATCAAGAACTTCACGGAGTTCTACCGTGACCTGAAGGACAAGTCGCTGCCGCAGTATATGATAATTACGCCGAATATGACGAACGACGGGCATGACACGAACATCAAGGTGGCCGGCGAGTGGTCCAGGTCGTTCTTGGAGCCACTGTTGAAGGATGAGTACTTCATGAACAACACCCTCGTGCTGCTGACATTTGACGAGAACGACACATACCCGACGAAGAACGTTGTTTTCTCCATTCTGCTCGGTGGTGCTGTGCCAGAAAAACTAAGGGGAACGGAAGACCACACCTATTACGACCATTACAGCCAGCTCTCCTCTGTTGAGGCGAACTGGGACTTGCCATCTCTTGGCAGACACGATGCCACTGCCAATGTTTTTGAGCCACTGGCAAAGATCGCATCCATCCGGAACGATGAGGTGGAGACCACTTACAAGTTCAACAACTACACCTATTTGGGATATTTCAACGACCGTTCCATATCGTTTCCTGCTCCTAATATCACCCTCATTAACAAGAATGGCAAAGGTGTGCTTGAGTCCATTAGGGAAAAGTGGGAGAAGGAGTACTACAACCAGGTAGAGCGTAACTACTTCACCTCCACGACTACTACCATTACCCCGGGCTCGTCCCCAACTGTGGTAGTGGATCGCCCGGCAAGCGATAGCCCTGTCACTGAAtcgggcagcagcagcatcCGCCCAACTGGTACGGTAGCGCAAGACGAAAAAGGTACTTTGACCAACCCTTCACCCTCCGTGACGTTTACTGGACACGCCCCAGCTCTTGTCGCTCCCATCGACaagctggtgctgctggcgctcTTGGGCTATTTTCTAAACTAG
- a CDS encoding ADR239Wp (Non-syntenic homolog of Saccharomyces cerevisiae YFL041W (FET5)), whose amino-acid sequence MSHAATVAHTGSMAPIYTPLSTGRFDERRLKALRQKRPAWLLGLQYTLCVLIPLLVVLFALHDMRLRGLGDADRGWLLDTQRNYTMDRAYWRGQKQPCNRHYYFRVSKLVERAPDGIVRNLTVINGQYPGPLVEANAGDTLWLHVVNEMDDEPVTIHCHGLFFENQAYNDGAAHINQCPIPPGGGKYTYRIKVSEKQWGTYWYHSHFAAQQADGLFGPLVIHSSEEDMLLEEYDEDMVVMVNDYYHDMAATYMADYLAPGNENVEPTPDNGFIQGSGPFKYDSATYIVPHGSARNVSYVGDVAVPTLHLAPERKYRVRLINAGFFAPFNFAVDQHRLEVVEADGTVVDPVELESITMSVGQRYSFFLKREDHSSRDYLVRARFNPFCFEENTDNFDTDVHAILSYENDPGVPAPTGHGWPYDGGNTHCADTNQTMFRTRGAKVPRRSDGLNRPDIFLTLDVSFLIKERQLDRGYFNKHTYKPLGNSCTMHELAFEPDANPIRKLHTESDLETVNQGQYLINLDKRGSIVDIVINNYDDGAHPFHMHGHKFWVLRDSLNGYFHDNYYEDSASLNFENPVLRDTINVSGYGYAVIRFVVDNPGIWPFHCHIGWHMAAGLLLQINALQAEYTEWTDYPATWSSHCRLPGNA is encoded by the coding sequence ATGTCGCATGCCGCGACGGTGGCGCACACAGGCAGCATGGCGCCCATATACACTCCGCTGAGCACAGGCAGGTTCGATGAGCGCCGGTTGAAGGCGCTGCGGCAAAAGCGCCCTGCGTGGCTGCTTGGCTTGCAGTACACGCTGTGCGTTCTGAtcccgctgctggtggtGCTATTCGCGCTGCACGATATGCGCCTGCGAGGGCTGGGGGACGCGGACCGCGGGTGGCTGCTTGACACGCAGCGCAATTACACGATGGACCGCGCGTACTGGCGCGGTCAGAAGCAACCGTGCAATCGCCACTACTACTTCAGAGTATCAAAGCTGGTGGAGAGGGCGCCGGACGGCATTGTGCGCAACCTGACGGTGATCAACGGGCAGTACCCGGGGCCGCTGGTGGAGGCTAACGCGGGGGACACGTTGTGGCTGCATGTGGTTAACGAGATGGACGACGAGCCTGTGACCATACACTGCCACGGGCTGTTCTTTGAAAACCAGGCGTACAACGACGGCGCTGCCCACATCAACCAGTGCCCGATCCCGCCGGGGGGCGGCAAGTACACCTACCGGATTAAGGTGAGCGAGAAGCAATGGGGCACGTACTGGTATCACTCGCACTTTGCCGCGCAACAGGCAGACGGTCTTTTTGGGCCGCTGGTGATACACTCTAGCGAGGAGGACATGCTCCTTGAGGAATACGACGAGGACATGGTGGTTATGGTCAATGACTACTACCACGATATGGCGGCTACTTATATGGCGGACTATTTGGCGCCCGGTAACGAAAACGTAGAGCCAACGCCAGACAACGGTTTCATTCAAGGCAGTGGCCCTTTTAAGTACGACTCGGCGACTTACATCGTGCCCCACGGTAGCGCCCGAAATGTTAGCTACGTTGGCGACGTCGCTGTGCCAACTTTGCACCTGGCGCCGGAGCGGAAGTATCGCGTGCGGCTGATCAATGCCGGGTTCTTCGCGCCCTTTAACTTTGCTGTAGATCAGCATCGATTGGAAGTTGTGGAGGCAGACGGCACTGTTGTGGATCCTGTTGAGCTCGAGTCCATCACGATGTCTGTGGGTCAGCGCTATTCATTCTTTCTTAAGCGCGAGGATCACTCGTCGAGAGATTACTTGGTCCGCGCGCGTTTCAATCCATTTTGCTTTGAGGAAAATACTGATAATTTTGATACCGATGTTCATGCTATTCTAAGCTACGAGAACGATCCTGGCGTACCAGCCCCTACCGGCCACGGCTGGCCTTACGATGGCGGGAATACACATTGCGCGGATACCAACCAGACCATGTTCCGCACGCGCGGTGCCAAAGTGCCGCGTAGAAGCGATGGGCTCAACCGCCCCGACATCTTCCTCACACTGGACGTGTCGTTCCTGATTAAGGAACGGCAACTAGATCGAGGGTACTTCAATAAGCACACTTATAAACCACTAGGAAATAGTTGCACGATGCACGAACTGGCATTTGAACCTGACGCTAATCCAATCAGAAAATTGCATACCGAGTCTGATCTTGAAACAGTAAATCAAGGACAATACCTAATCAATCTAGACAAGCGTGGCTCAATAGTGGATATTGTCATTAATAATTACGATGATGGCGCCCACCCCTTCCATATGCATGGGCATAAGTTTTGGGTTCTTCGTGATTCTCTTAACGGATACTTTCATGATAATTATTATGAGGACTCTGCTTCATTGAACTTTGAAAATCCTGTACTTCGTGATACTATCAATGTCAGCGGATATGGGTACGCTGTGATTCGGTTCGTGGTCGATAACCCGGGCATATGGCCGTTCCACTGTCACATAGGCTGGCACATGGCCGCGGGTCTATTATTACAGATAAATGCATTGCAAGCTGAATATACTGAGTGGACTGACTATCCTGCCACGTGGAGCAGCCACTGTCGCCTCCCTGGCAATGCGTAA